A region from the Paenibacillus humicola genome encodes:
- the msrA gene encoding peptide-methionine (S)-S-oxide reductase MsrA: MHQRAVLAGGCFWGMQDLIRKLPGVVSTRVGYTGGDTPNATYRNHGTHAEGIEIVFDTAETSYRRILEYFFQIHDPTTRNRQGNDIGTSYRSAIYYASDEQRKVAEETIADVNASDLWPGKVVTEVTPVGDFWEAEPEHQDYLERYPSGYTCHFPRPNWVLPRREAGGAPSSRQQ; the protein is encoded by the coding sequence ATGCATCAGCGCGCTGTACTCGCTGGGGGATGCTTCTGGGGAATGCAGGACTTGATCCGCAAGCTTCCCGGCGTCGTCTCGACTCGCGTCGGCTATACTGGCGGTGACACTCCGAACGCGACCTATCGCAACCATGGCACTCATGCGGAGGGGATTGAAATCGTCTTCGATACAGCGGAGACAAGCTACCGACGCATCCTGGAGTATTTCTTTCAAATCCACGATCCTACGACGCGGAACCGTCAGGGCAACGATATCGGCACAAGCTACCGTTCGGCGATCTACTATGCGAGCGACGAGCAGAGAAAGGTGGCGGAGGAGACGATCGCCGACGTAAACGCGTCGGATCTGTGGCCGGGCAAGGTCGTCACCGAAGTGACGCCTGTCGGCGACTTCTGGGAAGCAGAGCCGGAGCACCAGGACTATCTGGAGCGCTATCCGAGCGGCTATACCTGCCACTTCCCGCGCCCCAACTGGGTCCTTCCCAGGCGGGAGGCCGGTGGCGCCCCGTCAAGTAGACAACAATGA
- a CDS encoding IS3 family transposase, with amino-acid sequence MKKGQNQIIDEVHRYIHFYNHKRFQKKLNNLSPVENRTKLLSALISLLST; translated from the coding sequence ATGAAGAAGGGACAGAATCAGATCATCGATGAGGTCCACCGGTACATTCACTTTTACAACCACAAGCGGTTTCAGAAGAAATTAAACAACCTTAGTCCGGTGGAGAACCGAACTAAGTTGCTTAGTGCTCTTATTTCATTGTTGTCTACTTGA